The DNA segment TATCCACTAAAACCAGAAAATAAGATGGCAAAGTGATTACAGAGCTACATAAAATGAACACAAGCAAGCCGTCTCCTGTTTAAACGATAAGTTTTTAtgattcatatatatttattttacaaaatttgaGTCTTTtgtggggaaaaaaaaaaactcctcATCATGCCCCTTCTGCCAACTCAAGAAATCTGTGAAAATTTGGACAACTATAGGTGAAACTTTTTGAATGAATGTATTCACTGATTCCGAGTgggataataaataaaatctcccAGTTAACATATATGACATAACCACGAGAGAATTTTACGGGGAGATGTAGAGATCCTTACATTTGGAAACATCCAATTTACACAttcaaaatcatataaattCATAGATCATTCAATCATTGCAAACGGGATATCACATAAACCACGTAATCTTATAATATCAGCAATCTGATCACTTACAAATTACAATGCCATATAAAAAGGAACAATAACACCAATCGCGGGAAAAAAGGGGGAAGAAACCAAAATGAAATCCTTTGGTTTCATCTCCGGCTGATAAAAAGCTAAGGTATACGCAACTTTTCCGAAACACATGATCGCAAACGTGTATTCCAAACCCatttaacaaaatttccaaCCGTGAACAATGAAGCAAAAAATAGAAAACTCACCGTCAAAAGATCATTCATTTTAAAGAATTCCAGAAACGGCAGGAGAAGAACAGACAGAACGAGAGATCTTCCCCGCGAGAAGGCTCTCTCCGTCTCccctttttctttttattcGGAATTTTTGATACGCGGGTTTCTGCAAATAGGGAGAGAAACAAAGAATGTCCCTTAAAAAGTGGGATCCTCGAGTCTCCATTTCCATTCATTCAAGTGTTTCTTCCCTCTCTCAGTCTATGGCTCCATTGGATTTAAAAACCAATTTCCCCTATGACTCCATGTCATTTCTCAAGACAAAAATACTGcagatatatattaatattcatTCATTGGGTCAATCTATGAGATCCTCTCATAATTCACCTACACTATTTTCGTTATTGATATTAATTCTTGgtgaatttttataattattctaacaattgtattttttttcaaaaaaggaAAATCTAGAcacatttcttttttttttttaactcacTTTAATAAAGTTCAGTCCtcccttcaaaaaaaaataaaaaaaaataaaaaaataataataataataataataaagttcAGTCCTTTTCAGTCTACATTAagcaattttaattaaaaacacaaCCAAACGAATTAGGGATGAGATATCGAACCAAAATATCGAGTTTTAGAGATATTGTATCGAAATATTTTCGatatataaacatttttttatatatagaatTTTTTTGAGTATTTGTACGATATCAATGTGgatttttttcatatcaaaattttgaaatttcgatatcgataacaatataatttttttttcatatcaatattttgAATACGATATACCGAAAATCCTACCCTAAACGAGATAAATCAGTAACATCAATTCTAAGCCACAATCCTAGTTAATCTTAGGTTCCAAAGGTGCGTAACAGTAGCTTTGGCaaaaagttattaattattattattctatAACAAATTTGGGCCGTTCTTCACATTTgtcaaaaacattaaaaaactttgttttttttaaaaaaaaatcaaatcaaaataaatgaatgaatgaatataccaaaatcctttatatattaaaaaaagaagCAAACAAACAACCCAAtgggtgttttttttttaataacattGTCTTGCTTATTTAATACCTTTTCATATAGAAATTGTAgcgttattttattttattttttttagcaaCGTTTTTTAATACAATAGTTATCGTCTTATCGAGACACTTGCTGGACCAAATTCGGGCTTTATTAATCTGGTCTAACACAGGGTCCACAGAACTCGTATGATAACTTTAATatatttctttcttttaaaCAAAGAAATATATTAGATAATccaactttaatttatttcttttctCAACAAAAACATTATAAACAGGCTCAAATCAGAAAATCAACCAAGGTGACAATCTCATCAAGCCTTCACAGCTTCTGTGGTGAGTCCATATCCAAACGGGAACAGCGGGTCGTAATGGCGATCACCGACGTTCATCGGAAGTTGATCGACGGTTTTGAACCACGTGCGCGGAAGTTTGCCTGTGAAGCCATATTCACCAAATAGAGCATCGGCAACACCTTGGCCTTCTGTTCCTGGAAGCCAAGCAGCTACTAGTGCATCGATTTGAACCAGATAAGGCTGAATCACGACGGGACGGCCCGTGATCAGGACTACTACACATTTCAACGAGCCACATACGTTGGTGATGATGCTTAGCCCTGGATCAGGGAGGGTCAAGTTAAGGTTGTCTCCAAACGTCTCTGCATATGGTGGTTCACCTACTACGACAATGGCATAATCGAACTTGTGGGATTTAACATATCCCGAGTCGGGATTCTCCACGAACACCACTTCTGTTTTGGGGTCAACTGTTTTCTTGATGGCATTCAAGATTGTGGTACCTGATCACACCAGAGGTAAACTTTCAAATGGGTATTCAAGAAGCATAGTTATGTTGGGATTCACTGGTATGTCTTATCTCCTTAATTTTGTATCACCATCATTAGCACACAGTAGccatttgaaattcaaaatgtGTGCAGAACCAGTTCTGATTAACAAAAAGGAGTAAAAACCCGATgtgttttcaaaaatatgaagAGGCCCCTAAATGCCTGAATAGACGAATACAAGGTGGTTGTAATACCAGACGTAATATTGCCACTCTGTCCTTGCCATTGAATCGTCCAGCCACCGCACTGGTTACCAATATTGTCAGCATGTGTTCCAGCAACAAGTATCTTTGATGCCTTCTTAGGAAGTGGTATCAGTGGCTCGTCTGCAGATCCTCCATTCTTAAGTAGAACAAGAGATTTTCTTACAGCTTCTCTCGCCAGTTCTCGATGTTCCTGTTATATTTAAGCATGGATTGTCAACGGaaacttaaaaaatttatttttggaggACCTGGATAAAGAGAATTTTCTATCGAACCTGACTTCCTAGGTACTTGGTCATGCTGTAATCAGCCAACGGATGCTCAAAAAGACCCATGGTAAATTTAACTCTTAAAATCCTCTTCACGGCATCATCAATTCGGGTGATTGGAATGAAGTTACCTTTCACCAAGTGGATGAGGCCGTCTATAAATTCTGTATAATTATATGGAACCATGATCTGCAATACATATATGATAGCTCATCAATATATACACTGTCACACTGAACTCATGGGAACACATATTCATTCAAGCAACAAAGTCTAAATGGTACCATGTCAATTCCAGCAGTAATTCCAGCTAGGATAGAATAAGTATAGTTCGCGTGAGGTGGAGAAGTGATACGGTCAATTCCTTGCCAATCCGAGATGACAAATCCCTGAAATGATCCATTCACAAACATTAATAACATGCTTAGTTCATTCatataaacaatatatatatgtatatatgtgtgtgcCAAGACTTCTTTCAATGAAGTCATCATACTCTGAATTTCTGAGTGTTTTTGAGAAAACCGGTGACAAGATCGCGATTAGCATGCATCTTCAACCCATTCCAGCTAGAGTATGAGATCATGACCGTGGACACGCCTTTGATGATGGCATTGTTGTATGCTGGCATATGAATACTAAGCAATCCATGCCTGGTTGCTACGGTGTTATTCTCATTTATCCCATTTGTGGTTCCACCATCACCAACATAGTGTTTCGCACATGCTATCACCTTATTCCTGAACCAAAAACAAACCAACACAACATGATTAATTGCATGGAAAATCAATATAAAGTTACAAAAAAGGTAAAGTTTCTAATAAGATCAGAGAGAATCAAAGTTCACCTCCGATGTTAGAATACATTTTTATTAAACTGCATATTTGTAATTAAAAACTAGATGTGTTTCACCACTATAGTTATAATACACCATATGACttcttaatttttatatttaaattaaaaagtgACAATGTGGCATACATAgagatatataaatatattttctttCTGACAGTTTATATCTATCCAGCCAAGTCCAACCGTGGTTCTATTTGGTTAATTCGTGCCCCTTCCCCGTCACTCACACGGTGGAATTATGGTCCATGACACTAGTCCTCGACCTTTTGCAAGATGCCAAA comes from the Henckelia pumila isolate YLH828 chromosome 1, ASM3356847v2, whole genome shotgun sequence genome and includes:
- the LOC140874864 gene encoding uncharacterized protein, which encodes MPRPRMAKNPAYFIGFWALCCWTAIANAEYAIYKDPKQPINDRIKDLMEKMTLEEKVGQMTQIERSVASTEVMKKYFIGSVLSGGGSVPASQASPEAWVDMVNSFQKGSLSTRLGIPMIYGIDAVHGHNNVYKATVFPHNVGLGATRDPVLVKKIGAATALEVRATGIPYVFAPCIAVCRDPRWGRCYESYSEDPAVVRSMTEIIPGLQGDIPENSPKGVPYLAGQNKVIACAKHYVGDGGTTNGINENNTVATRHGLLSIHMPAYNNAIIKGVSTVMISYSSWNGLKMHANRDLVTGFLKNTQKFRGFVISDWQGIDRITSPPHANYTYSILAGITAGIDMIMVPYNYTEFIDGLIHLVKGNFIPITRIDDAVKRILRVKFTMGLFEHPLADYSMTKYLGSQEHRELAREAVRKSLVLLKNGGSADEPLIPLPKKASKILVAGTHADNIGNQCGGWTIQWQGQSGNITSGTTILNAIKKTVDPKTEVVFVENPDSGYVKSHKFDYAIVVVGEPPYAETFGDNLNLTLPDPGLSIITNVCGSLKCVVVLITGRPVVIQPYLVQIDALVAAWLPGTEGQGVADALFGEYGFTGKLPRTWFKTVDQLPMNVGDRHYDPLFPFGYGLTTEAVKA